Proteins encoded by one window of Ignavibacteriota bacterium:
- a CDS encoding DMT family protein: MKSITTIGLLTLANIFMTLAWYGHLKFKEMPQFNRLSLFMIILISWGIAFFEYIFQVPANKYGYIQNGGTFTLVELKVIQEVITLTVFTLFTFLFFKDEVLRWNHLAGFVCLILAVYFIFNKF; this comes from the coding sequence ATGAAATCAATTACTACTATCGGCTTGCTCACTTTAGCAAATATATTTATGACATTAGCGTGGTACGGACATCTTAAATTCAAAGAAATGCCACAATTCAACCGCTTGAGTTTATTTATGATAATACTTATAAGTTGGGGAATTGCTTTTTTTGAATATATTTTTCAAGTGCCTGCAAATAAATATGGATACATTCAAAATGGCGGCACATTTACACTTGTAGAGCTGAAAGTAATTCAGGAGGTCATTACTTTAACTGTTTTCACACTATTTACATTTCTATTTTTTAAGGATGAAGTACTGCGCTGGAATCATTTAGCCGGATTTGTATGTCTTATCCTTGCAGTTTATTTTATATTCAACAAGTTTTAA
- the hrcA gene encoding heat-inducible transcription repressor HrcA, translating into MSKNINIAKQIHRDLSDREREILRQIVQLYILKANPIGSRFLSKYINNDLKLSPATLRNIMSDLEELEYISHPHTSAGRIPTDKGYRFYVDTISKIEKLNKKEILSVQDSLNQPEDVAIFKNASRILGMLSKYLGIVQFPNIRDLTIQKIELIELSSSKILVVVALESNIVRTVTIEADFDTDFGQLDELSRNINERVSGRKLSFIRDNFKDIVSDLSLKNAPLIRLFTGSVDKIFSRETSGDRVAITGTHHLLNYPEFEDLERVRGVIELVENEDIIIHLLEQLDDSEQVKVYIGKELNNNTLQEYSLIKSTYKVGTACGTIGLIGPKRMNYSKMISIVKYVSDYLSGNSD; encoded by the coding sequence ATGTCTAAAAATATCAACATAGCAAAACAAATTCATCGCGATCTATCCGACCGCGAAAGGGAGATTTTACGTCAAATTGTACAACTTTATATTTTGAAAGCAAATCCGATAGGTTCGAGATTCCTGTCGAAATATATCAATAACGATTTGAAGCTGTCACCTGCGACTCTCAGGAATATAATGTCTGACCTTGAAGAGCTGGAATATATCAGCCATCCTCATACTTCAGCCGGAAGAATTCCAACTGATAAGGGTTACCGTTTTTATGTTGATACGATTTCCAAAATTGAGAAATTAAATAAAAAAGAGATTCTTTCGGTACAAGATTCACTTAATCAACCCGAAGATGTAGCTATATTTAAAAATGCTTCCAGAATTTTGGGCATGCTTTCGAAGTATTTGGGAATTGTACAATTCCCAAATATCCGCGATTTGACTATTCAAAAAATTGAACTTATAGAACTTAGTTCAAGCAAAATTCTTGTAGTTGTTGCTCTTGAATCAAATATTGTTCGTACTGTGACCATAGAAGCTGATTTTGATACAGATTTTGGTCAATTGGATGAACTCTCGAGGAATATAAATGAAAGAGTTTCAGGCAGAAAACTTAGTTTTATCAGAGATAATTTCAAGGATATTGTAAGCGATTTATCACTTAAAAATGCACCATTGATAAGGCTTTTCACCGGCTCGGTTGACAAAATATTCTCCCGCGAAACGTCAGGCGACAGAGTTGCCATAACAGGCACTCACCATCTTCTGAATTATCCCGAATTTGAGGACTTAGAGCGGGTCAGAGGTGTAATTGAATTGGTTGAAAATGAAGATATAATTATTCATTTGCTTGAGCAACTTGATGACAGCGAACAGGTCAAAGTTTATATCGGTAAAGAGCTTAACAACAATACTCTTCAGGAATACAGCTTAATAAAAAGTACTTACAAAGTTGGTACAGCTTGTGGTACGATAGGTCTTATCGGACCAAAAAGGATGAATTATTCCAAAATGATTTCTATTGTCAAGTATGTATCTGATTATTTATCCGGTAATTCCGATTGA
- the lepB gene encoding signal peptidase I has product MKINQIENTSETDIFASLNIRSVAEVFFIIILVILFLKSFVLEFYKVESSSMEPELAKGDIILVSRLAYFFGFPTRIPVIAYNPGLYLRINYSEPKLGDIIVIDAKETVNIPESNFIIKRVTGIPGDTLFLRNTISGEYIYNLKRNAVNKFGRELLIPKFGDYVNIDINNLKFYAQILLNDGKNGKILIDSINQNPLFTKKYKFQNSYYFVTGDNSELSLDSRKFGLVPDKSIIGRAELLIFPRDKSNRFNLL; this is encoded by the coding sequence ATGAAAATAAATCAAATAGAAAACACTTCAGAAACTGATATATTCGCAAGCTTGAATATTCGCTCAGTTGCTGAAGTGTTTTTTATTATTATTTTGGTGATACTTTTTCTAAAGTCATTTGTACTCGAATTTTACAAAGTCGAATCCAGCTCAATGGAGCCTGAACTTGCTAAAGGTGATATAATTCTTGTCAGTCGTTTGGCTTACTTCTTTGGGTTTCCAACAAGAATTCCTGTAATTGCATATAATCCCGGATTATATTTGCGAATAAATTATTCCGAGCCTAAGCTTGGGGATATTATTGTAATTGACGCTAAAGAAACTGTGAATATTCCGGAAAGTAATTTTATAATCAAGCGTGTTACCGGCATTCCGGGAGATACTTTATTTTTGAGAAATACTATTTCAGGAGAATATATTTATAATTTGAAGCGAAATGCTGTTAATAAATTTGGGCGTGAATTACTTATTCCCAAATTCGGTGACTATGTAAATATTGATATAAATAATTTGAAATTTTATGCCCAAATATTACTAAATGATGGAAAAAACGGCAAGATTTTAATTGATTCAATTAATCAAAATCCTTTGTTTACTAAAAAATATAAATTTCAAAACAGCTATTATTTTGTTACAGGTGATAATTCAGAATTAAGCCTTGACTCACGTAAATTTGGATTAGTTCCGGATAAGTCTATTATTGGCAGAGCTGAATTGCTAATTTTTCCCAGAGATAAGAGCAACAGATTCAATTTACTTTAA
- the lepB gene encoding signal peptidase I, with product MNDKPAFSFASLLKKKKEVKKPETAKEQFISWVKTIFGAIIVVMFINGAAVASFVVPTGSMENTVMTGDFLFVNKFLYGPTTPQLIPFLNIPLPFYKFPGIKEPEKNDVIVFIYPGDRDQAEPTEFVYYLKRCVATAGDSLEILNKKLFVNGKEVELPEHGRYDRNLPIYPGDKQRTFPPGADYTRDNYGPIRIPKKGDVLDLTPQNIRQWDVFITREGHEVTSTSTNVYIDDNIVTQYTVERDYCFALGDNRDNSLDSRYWGFVPFDNVVGSPIVVYWSWNTDIPLSDFFAKLGSTRLGRMGTLIR from the coding sequence ATGAATGATAAACCGGCATTTAGTTTTGCATCATTATTGAAAAAGAAAAAAGAAGTAAAAAAGCCCGAAACAGCTAAGGAACAATTCATTTCCTGGGTTAAAACAATTTTTGGCGCTATAATAGTCGTAATGTTTATAAATGGTGCTGCTGTAGCATCATTTGTTGTGCCGACAGGTTCCATGGAAAATACAGTTATGACAGGTGATTTCCTTTTTGTAAATAAATTCCTTTATGGTCCTACTACACCTCAGTTAATTCCATTTTTGAATATACCTCTTCCATTTTACAAATTTCCTGGAATTAAAGAGCCTGAGAAAAATGACGTAATCGTATTTATATATCCGGGTGACCGTGACCAGGCAGAGCCTACAGAATTTGTTTATTATTTGAAAAGATGCGTAGCTACTGCAGGCGACTCTTTGGAAATCTTAAATAAAAAACTTTTTGTTAACGGAAAAGAAGTAGAGCTTCCTGAGCATGGCAGATATGACCGTAATTTACCGATTTATCCCGGTGATAAGCAACGTACATTCCCACCGGGTGCCGATTATACCCGTGATAATTACGGTCCAATCAGAATTCCTAAAAAAGGCGATGTACTTGATTTAACTCCTCAAAACATTCGCCAATGGGATGTATTTATAACCCGTGAAGGACACGAAGTAACTTCCACTTCCACAAATGTTTATATTGATGATAATATTGTAACTCAATATACTGTTGAGAGGGACTATTGTTTTGCTCTTGGAGACAACCGTGATAACAGCCTTGACAGCCGTTATTGGGGATTTGTTCCTTTTGACAATGTTGTTGGCTCACCTATTGTAGTTTATTGGTCATGGAATACCGATATACCTCTATCAGATTTTTTTGCTAAATTAGGGTCAACAAGATTAGGCAGAATGGGTACACTCATTCGTTGA
- the lepA gene encoding translation elongation factor 4 yields METLPLDKFRNFCIIAHIDHGKSTLADRLLEYTGRVTAREMTMNQILDDNPLEQERGITIKLHAIQMNYIADDGQEYILNLIDTPGHVDFTYEVSRSLAACEGALLIVDATQGIEAQTISNLYLAIGNDLEIIPVLNKIDLPSAATTIDDVKHQVMELIGSKEDELILASAKQGIGIKDILEAIVKRIPAPTGDPNAPLKALIYDSIYDSYRGVIVNVRVFEGTLRENEKVFFMMTGKVYETEEVGILYMNRQRTKMLQAGSVGYFTASIRDLHDTKVGDTVTYDKNRCQGAIEGFQVVKPMVFSGIYPADADDFEDLREALSKLVLNDSAITFEPESSNALGFGFRCGFLGLLHMEIVQERLEREFNQTIVTTVPNVRYKVIKTNGDEVYVDNPAELPKLSEVVEIQEPFIKAQTLTPHEYVGNLMKLCMDRRGVLKNQTYLSQTRVDLHWELPLAEVVFDFYDKLKSLTKGYASLDYEFYEYRKGDLVKLDIMLNGEPVDALSSIVHRNKSYEWGKKLCDKLKDLIPRQMFEVIIQASIGAKVIARTTVKALRKNVTAKCYGGDISRKRKLLEKQKEGKKRMKQVGSIEIPQEAFLAVLSID; encoded by the coding sequence ATGGAAACCTTACCACTGGATAAATTTAGAAATTTTTGTATCATTGCTCACATTGACCATGGCAAATCCACACTCGCTGACAGGTTGCTGGAATATACCGGCAGAGTGACAGCACGTGAGATGACAATGAATCAGATTCTTGATGATAATCCGCTCGAACAGGAGCGTGGCATTACTATTAAGCTTCATGCAATTCAAATGAATTATATCGCCGATGACGGTCAGGAGTACATTCTAAATCTGATTGATACACCGGGTCACGTTGACTTTACTTACGAAGTTTCCCGTTCTCTTGCTGCCTGTGAGGGTGCATTGCTTATAGTTGATGCTACACAGGGAATTGAAGCGCAGACAATCAGCAATTTGTATCTTGCAATTGGTAACGACCTGGAGATTATTCCTGTTTTAAATAAAATTGACCTTCCCTCAGCAGCAACAACAATTGATGATGTTAAGCATCAGGTTATGGAACTAATCGGCTCAAAGGAAGATGAACTAATTCTTGCATCAGCTAAGCAGGGTATTGGGATTAAAGATATTCTTGAAGCTATAGTAAAAAGAATTCCGGCTCCAACCGGTGACCCAAATGCACCTTTGAAAGCATTGATTTATGACTCAATTTACGATTCATACCGTGGTGTAATTGTTAATGTAAGAGTCTTTGAAGGCACTCTCCGCGAAAATGAAAAAGTATTTTTTATGATGACCGGGAAAGTTTACGAAACTGAAGAGGTTGGCATTCTCTATATGAACAGGCAACGCACAAAAATGCTGCAAGCCGGAAGTGTTGGATATTTTACTGCAAGTATTCGTGATTTACATGATACGAAGGTCGGCGATACAGTTACTTATGACAAGAATCGCTGCCAGGGAGCTATTGAAGGTTTTCAGGTTGTAAAGCCTATGGTATTTTCAGGTATTTATCCTGCTGATGCCGACGATTTTGAAGATTTACGTGAGGCTTTATCTAAGCTTGTTCTTAATGATTCTGCAATAACATTCGAGCCTGAGTCATCAAATGCGCTTGGCTTTGGTTTCCGATGCGGTTTTTTGGGACTTCTTCACATGGAAATTGTTCAGGAAAGATTAGAGCGTGAATTTAATCAAACTATCGTAACAACTGTTCCCAATGTAAGATATAAGGTCATCAAAACCAATGGTGATGAGGTTTATGTTGATAATCCCGCAGAACTTCCCAAACTATCGGAAGTTGTGGAAATTCAGGAACCGTTCATTAAGGCTCAAACTCTTACTCCCCATGAATACGTTGGTAATTTGATGAAACTCTGTATGGACCGACGTGGAGTTCTAAAAAATCAGACATATTTATCGCAAACACGAGTTGACTTGCATTGGGAATTACCTTTAGCTGAAGTTGTTTTTGACTTTTATGATAAATTGAAATCCCTTACAAAAGGATATGCATCACTTGATTATGAATTTTATGAGTATCGTAAAGGAGATTTAGTCAAGCTGGATATTATGCTTAATGGCGAACCCGTAGATGCACTTTCATCTATTGTCCATAGGAATAAATCTTATGAATGGGGTAAGAAATTATGCGATAAGCTCAAGGACTTAATACCTCGTCAAATGTTTGAAGTAATTATTCAGGCGTCAATTGGTGCAAAAGTTATCGCACGCACAACTGTTAAAGCATTACGAAAGAATGTTACAGCAAAGTGCTACGGTGGCGACATTTCACGTAAGAGAAAACTTCTTGAGAAACAAAAGGAAGGTAAGAAACGTATGAAACAAGTAGGAAGTATCGAAATTCCGCAGGAAGCATTTCTTGCAGTGTTGAGTATTGATTAA
- a CDS encoding T9SS type A sorting domain-containing protein — MKRFLITLFLALVLTCTSVFSIDTHVYESYDVFNVGKSPLKIIKLPGSESIHIFCAGEDLNYDDEYQEGEELPSWWIMDNPNVAPRKVLDFDKFLKYRPFRPALDNATNTLYVPMIGKIIALDLEGEAVEDDLVAEIDAQSISFAGGHLLITVSPGMNEKGRLDVLNVSTGQILQTVEGGINILDCIYYPGPGGISIALLNQGEFGTDNSTVMYGSINHMFDFQLDEEVVVGDAANHILHHNGKLYVAVNMSHWIKVIDVVSGEIETWHTGTTGWDGPRESVVRGDRLFVTTYSGDVREFDLETGVLINLYESGYGDKIENMSFYNDDIFFSANPYDFMYSPSNMLYMWGKEENELSEMLKKIEVGTAPIGLLNDTDYLHVFCMGDEDINEAPSWWTISMAGNEFVSEKRYEFNHGDLKFPFKPAFSAQTRTLFIAGNGVIKSYNVDDFTLDDDMVAEFDAVALDMAGTHLMAAVQYPDRADSIVVINLQTSTVLQKVSAGNMVTDVKYYPMFVEGSQQPVISLAILTHEDEGDEDYSAKLLYGPISHMADFSLENEVPVGKGGFSLALPFVNKIAVASYISGEVYFVDAQNHEVSSIALGAQIPYGPMAFAALRGIGVLTGTNWGDLRPVTYEEMEEFDITIVRLQQFLPIGIPISSVVASVNPDQGKLFVAATGPADYDFDSPNSFVYILTDDETSVREFSKGDIAGIKIYPNPAIDYFTIEAQLRESIHPTVTFEIISMNGNKVASVVVPSGMNISHTFDARSLGLASGTYILNIVSGKEIKAMPFNIVR; from the coding sequence ATGAAAAGGTTTTTAATAACATTGTTTCTTGCATTAGTATTGACTTGTACAAGTGTATTTTCTATTGATACTCATGTATATGAGTCTTATGATGTTTTTAACGTTGGTAAATCACCACTCAAAATCATAAAACTTCCCGGCTCTGAAAGTATTCATATTTTCTGTGCAGGTGAGGATTTGAATTACGATGATGAGTATCAGGAAGGCGAAGAACTGCCATCATGGTGGATAATGGATAATCCGAATGTTGCTCCACGTAAAGTGTTAGATTTTGACAAATTTTTAAAATACAGACCATTCAGACCGGCTCTTGACAATGCAACAAATACCCTCTATGTACCCATGATTGGGAAAATTATTGCTTTAGACCTTGAAGGTGAAGCAGTCGAAGATGACTTGGTTGCTGAAATTGATGCTCAAAGCATTTCTTTTGCAGGCGGACATTTGCTTATAACAGTTAGTCCCGGAATGAACGAGAAAGGAAGACTTGATGTACTGAATGTCTCAACCGGTCAGATATTACAAACAGTTGAAGGTGGTATAAATATTCTTGATTGCATATATTATCCCGGTCCTGGCGGAATTAGTATTGCGTTATTAAATCAAGGTGAATTCGGTACCGATAATTCTACTGTAATGTATGGTTCAATCAACCACATGTTCGACTTCCAACTTGATGAGGAAGTTGTTGTTGGTGATGCCGCTAATCACATCCTTCATCATAATGGTAAACTTTATGTTGCAGTCAATATGTCTCACTGGATTAAAGTAATTGATGTTGTTTCAGGAGAAATTGAAACATGGCATACAGGTACTACAGGCTGGGACGGACCACGCGAATCAGTTGTCAGAGGCGATAGACTGTTTGTTACTACTTATAGTGGTGATGTTCGTGAATTTGACCTTGAAACAGGTGTACTGATTAACTTATACGAATCAGGTTATGGTGATAAAATAGAAAATATGTCATTTTATAATGATGATATTTTCTTCAGTGCCAATCCCTATGATTTTATGTATTCCCCTTCCAATATGCTTTATATGTGGGGGAAGGAGGAAAATGAACTTTCCGAGATGCTTAAGAAAATTGAAGTAGGCACTGCTCCAATTGGACTGCTAAACGATACAGATTATTTACATGTATTTTGTATGGGTGACGAAGATATAAATGAAGCACCATCATGGTGGACTATTTCAATGGCTGGCAATGAATTTGTCAGCGAAAAAAGATATGAGTTCAATCACGGTGATTTGAAATTCCCATTTAAACCGGCTTTTAGTGCTCAAACAAGAACATTATTTATTGCAGGTAATGGAGTAATAAAATCTTATAATGTAGATGATTTTACTCTTGATGATGACATGGTTGCCGAGTTTGATGCCGTTGCTCTTGACATGGCAGGAACTCATCTTATGGCGGCTGTTCAGTATCCTGACAGAGCTGACTCTATTGTTGTTATCAATCTACAGACAAGTACAGTACTTCAAAAAGTGTCTGCAGGAAATATGGTTACTGATGTAAAGTATTACCCTATGTTTGTTGAAGGCAGTCAGCAACCGGTAATCAGTCTTGCAATCCTGACACACGAAGACGAAGGTGATGAAGACTATAGCGCCAAATTGCTCTATGGTCCAATCAGCCACATGGCAGATTTCTCGCTGGAAAATGAAGTTCCAGTTGGAAAAGGCGGTTTTTCACTTGCTTTACCATTCGTTAATAAAATTGCTGTTGCTTCATATATCTCCGGAGAAGTATATTTTGTAGATGCTCAAAATCACGAAGTATCAAGCATAGCTTTAGGAGCACAGATTCCTTACGGTCCGATGGCATTTGCTGCTTTACGCGGTATTGGAGTTCTTACCGGAACTAATTGGGGTGACTTGCGTCCAGTAACTTATGAAGAAATGGAAGAATTCGATATCACAATAGTTCGTTTGCAGCAATTTCTACCAATAGGAATTCCTATTTCATCTGTTGTTGCATCAGTTAACCCTGATCAGGGCAAGCTTTTTGTTGCTGCTACAGGTCCTGCTGATTATGATTTCGATTCTCCAAATTCATTTGTTTATATATTGACTGATGATGAAACTTCTGTCAGAGAATTTTCAAAAGGTGATATCGCAGGTATCAAAATTTATCCAAATCCGGCAATTGATTATTTTACAATTGAAGCACAGCTTCGTGAGAGTATTCATCCGACAGTAACATTTGAAATAATTTCTATGAATGGTAACAAAGTTGCATCTGTTGTAGTGCCTTCAGGTATGAATATTAGCCATACTTTTGATGCTCGTAGTCTTGGACTTGCTTCAGGAACTTATATTCTCAATATTGTAAGCGGTAAGGAAATTAAGGCTATGCCTTTCAATATTGTTAGATGA